Below is a genomic region from Mesorhizobium sp..
CCATCGGCGCGAATCCATGCGACAGCGAGCCCCGCGCCCTTTGCCTGCCTCGAAAGAGGGTAGGAAAGCGGCAAGAGTTTGACCTTCGAGCCGACGTCGCGGCGGCCGACGCCTATTCGGCTTCCTCGAGCGCCTTCCTGGCCGCGGTCCGATGCACGGGCTTGATGTGCGAGCGGATGGCGGTGATCGCCGCCGTCAGCACCGCCACGTCGTCGGTGAAGCCGAAGCCGAGCAGGAAATCGGGAATGAAATCCAGCGGCAGGACGAAATAGGCAAGGGCCGCAAGCAGCGTGCCGCGGACGCGGAACGGCGTCTTCGGATCCAGTGCGCAATAGTAGGCCGCCACCAGTTCGTCCATGAAGGGGACATAGCGGGCGGCGCGCTTGGCGGTGCGCCAGAACTCGAGCCGCACGCGTTTCTCGCGGCGGCCTGTCTCGTCCGCGTCCACCGGCTTCAAGATTTCGCCAATCCTAACGTCGTCCATTCTCGCCTTTCCTCTGCGAAGAGGATGTGGCGCGGGAGGACAGGCTTTGCAAGGGTTCAGCCGTCCGCGTAGCGGTTCATGCGGCGGGCGAGTTCGATGTCGAGTTCGGTCACGCCGCCCCGGTCATGCGTCGACAGCGCGACCCTGACCGTCTTATAGACGTTCGACCAGTCGGGGTGGTGGTTCATCTTCTCGGCGGCCAGCGCCGAGCGCGTCATGAAGGCGAAAGCTTCGCTGAAGTTGCGGAACTCGAAGCTGCGCTCGATCGACAGGCCGTCGACGGTGATCGACCAGCCAGGCAGCTCGGCAACGGCGCGCTCCAGATCGTCCCGGGCTAGCAGATCTCTCGCCATCTGGTTCTCCGTTCAGATCAGACCGATCCGACGGAGATAGTGCGGCCGCAGCGTCGGAACAGTCCAGGCAACGTTCATCGCATCGCGCGCAAGGGGTGGCGGCCATCCTCCACGCTCCCCTGCCGTCCGGCCTGCGGCGCCCCGAGCGGCCAGGTCTCCTCGACGATGTAGGGGCCGCCGCCGACCGAATCGCGCGACGACATCAGCACGAAGCGGCTGACTCGGAATGGCAGAGTGATGAAATTGCCGCGTTGGGAGAGATAGCGGGCCACTTCGCCGTCATTGCCATTGCGCAGGCGGGCGAGCGTGACGTGAGGCACGAACTTGCGCTGGTCGGACGGCGCCCCGGCGCGGGTGCAGATCCGGTCGATCTCGCCCTGCAGCGCGTTGAGCTCGGGCGACGGGACCACCCCGGCATAGATCGAGTGCGGCTTCTTCGATCCGAACGCGCCGACGCCCGACAGCGTGAGGTCGAAGGCGGGCCGGCGCACCCGGTCGAGCGCGTGTGCGATTTCGTCGGCGAGATGTCCTTCGATATCGCCGATGAAGCGCAGCGTGAGATGATAGTTCTCGACATCGATCCAGCGGGCGCCGGGGAGGCCACCACGGAGGAGGGACAGCGACAGGGCGGCGTCGCGCGGGATCTCGAGGGCGGTGAAAAGACGGGGCATGAGGGCACCTCCTCGATTCGATCTCAGCCCGGAGCGAATCACCGAATGGCAGTCCGGGCAAGCGATTATTTCCGCCATGCCTGCGCCGGGCGGATACTACCTGACCAGCGGCTCGATGACCGGCAGCGCCCCTTCAACCATCCGGTCGACGCCGGCGGCGCTCGGATGAAGGCCGTCCTCGAGCTGCAGCGACGGGTTCGCGGCGACGCCATCGAGGAAGAAGGGGATGAGCGGCGCGTCGTATTTCTCGGCCAGTTTCGGGTAGATGCCGTTGAAGGCGGTGGCGTAGTCCGGCCCGAGATTCGGCGCTGCGAGCATGCCGGCGAGGACAACGCCGATGCCGCGTTTCCTGAGCGACGCCATCATCGCGTCGAGGTTCTGTTCGGTTATCTCCGGCGCGACACCACGCAGCATGTCGTTGGCGCCGAGTTCGAGAATCACGAGGTCGGTGCCGTCGGGGACGGACCAGTCGAGCCTGGACAGGCCGCCGGAGGTCGTGTCGCCCGACACGCCGGCATTCGCCACCGAAACGTCATGGCCGCGCGCCTTCAGCGCCGCTTCCAGCTTCTGCGGAAAGCCTTCGTTAGGGCCGAGATTGTAGCCCGCCATCAGGCTGTCGCCGAAGCCGACGATCCTGAACGTGTCGGCCGCCGCCTGGCCGGTCAACGCGACAACACAAATAAGTGCAGTGAAAATAGCGTGTTTCACCTGTTTGAATGCCATCGCCTGGTTCCCATATGACCTTCGACCTGCCCGACCGACCTCCATATAGGACCGATCCGCCGTGACAGAAGCCGTCATTCAACTCGACGACGTAACGCTGACGCTCGGCCAGGGCGCGTCGCGCGTCCATGTGCTGCGCGGAATAAGCCTTTCGGTGGCGCGCGGCGAAGCCGTCGGCGTCGTCGGACCGTCGGGGTCCGGCAAGTCGACGCTGCTGATGGTTCTTGCCGGGCTCGAAAGCGTCGACGGCGGAACGGTGCGGATCGCCGGCGAGACGCTCAACGGCCGCAGCGAGGACGAGATCGCCCGGTTCCGCGGCCGCAACATCGGCATCGTGTTCCAGTCGTTCCACCTGATCCCCAACATGACGGCGCTCGAAAACGTCGCCGTGCCGCTGGAACTGGCGGGCATCGCCGACGCCTTCGCGATCGCCGAACGCGAGCTCGAGGCCGTCGGCCTTGGCGAGCGGACGAGGCACTATCCGGGGCAGCTGTCGGGCGGCGAACAGCAGCGGGTGGCGATCGCGCGGGCGCTGGCGCCCTCGCCGTCGATCCTCATCGCCGACGAGCCGACCGGCAATCTCGACCAGGCGACCGGCCGGCATATCGCCGACCTGCTCTTCGCCAAGGCGCGCGAACGGGGAACGACGCTGGTGCTCGTCACCCACGAC
It encodes:
- a CDS encoding 4a-hydroxytetrahydrobiopterin dehydratase — encoded protein: MARDLLARDDLERAVAELPGWSITVDGLSIERSFEFRNFSEAFAFMTRSALAAEKMNHHPDWSNVYKTVRVALSTHDRGGVTELDIELARRMNRYADG
- a CDS encoding arylesterase, whose amino-acid sequence is MAFKQVKHAIFTALICVVALTGQAAADTFRIVGFGDSLMAGYNLGPNEGFPQKLEAALKARGHDVSVANAGVSGDTTSGGLSRLDWSVPDGTDLVILELGANDMLRGVAPEITEQNLDAMMASLRKRGIGVVLAGMLAAPNLGPDYATAFNGIYPKLAEKYDAPLIPFFLDGVAANPSLQLEDGLHPSAAGVDRMVEGALPVIEPLVR
- a CDS encoding ABC transporter ATP-binding protein — its product is MTEAVIQLDDVTLTLGQGASRVHVLRGISLSVARGEAVGVVGPSGSGKSTLLMVLAGLESVDGGTVRIAGETLNGRSEDEIARFRGRNIGIVFQSFHLIPNMTALENVAVPLELAGIADAFAIAERELEAVGLGERTRHYPGQLSGGEQQRVAIARALAPSPSILIADEPTGNLDQATGRHIADLLFAKARERGTTLVLVTHDIALAARCQRQIAIRSGRIETAPVAVNA
- a CDS encoding YkvA family protein, whose translation is MDDVRIGEILKPVDADETGRREKRVRLEFWRTAKRAARYVPFMDELVAAYYCALDPKTPFRVRGTLLAALAYFVLPLDFIPDFLLGFGFTDDVAVLTAAITAIRSHIKPVHRTAARKALEEAE
- the thpR gene encoding RNA 2',3'-cyclic phosphodiesterase → MPRLFTALEIPRDAALSLSLLRGGLPGARWIDVENYHLTLRFIGDIEGHLADEIAHALDRVRRPAFDLTLSGVGAFGSKKPHSIYAGVVPSPELNALQGEIDRICTRAGAPSDQRKFVPHVTLARLRNGNDGEVARYLSQRGNFITLPFRVSRFVLMSSRDSVGGGPYIVEETWPLGAPQAGRQGSVEDGRHPLRAMR